Within the Hyalangium gracile genome, the region CCGCCTGGGGAGCCGGAGCGGGCGCGGCCTGCGCTGCCAGCGTCGAGTCCAGCGAGGCCACCGCCTCGGCCTCCACCTGCTGGTGGGTCTGCTCGAAGGCCGCATCCATGGCCTCGGAGGCCTGCCGCGCCCCGAGCCCCTCCTGCTCGGCAGCCAGGGCCTGCGCGTCCGCCGGAGGCGCATCCCAGTCCACCTGCGGCGTGCCCCCCATGTCCCCGAAGAGGGCATTGGCCAGCGCGGGGTTGCTGCGCTCCGAGGGAGGAGGCACCTGCCACGGGTCCGCATCCACCGCCGCCTCGGTGTGCGGAACGGGGAGGGTGTGCGACTCCTGGACCCGCCAGTCCTCTCCCTGGGCGGGGCCGCGCACCAGCATGCTCACCGTCTCCAGGAAGCTGGGAGGATCCAGCGGCAGGGGCGCTACCGGCAGGCTGTAGCCCGCGACGGGCTCGCCCAGCAGCAGCAGGCGCGCCTTGTGCCCGTCCGGGTGCTGGAGCAGCTCCTCCAAGACCAGGCTGCCCCGCCCCGACTCCACGGCCGGAGCCAGGATGAGGAGCGAGGGCTGGTAGTGGCCGAAGGCGATGAGGGCGTCCGCGACGGAGGTAGCGAGGATGACCTCGTGCCCCTCGCGCGTGAGCAACCGGCGGACGGTGGCGATGGTAGCGATGTCGTCGTGGACGAGGAGGACCGGGGCGGCCATGTAAGCCGCCTGAGTCTACAGCATCGCACCCGGATCCACGTCGATCGTGACCTTCACCCCCGACGGAATGTCCTCCAGCTTCGCTTCCAGGCGGGCAAGCAAAGGGGCGAGGGCCGCATGGGAGGGCCCCTTCAGGAGGATCTGCCAGCGCGTCCGCCCTCGGAGGCGGGAGATGGGCGCCAGCGCCGGCCCCAGCAGGCGCACCCCGGCGGAGGGGGGTGGCATGCGTCGGGAGAGGAAGTCCCCGAGCATCCGGGCCACGCTGGCGGTCTGCTCCGGGTGCTCGCCCTCGAGCCGGATGGCCGCCATCCGGGTGAAGGGGGGATAGGCCAGGGCCTTGCGCCAGTCCAGTTCCTGCTGGGCGAAGCCCTCGAAGTCATGGGCGAGCACCTTCTTCACCGGCTCGGAGTCCGGGTTGTAGGTCTGCACCAGGACGCGGCCCGGATCCTTGCCCCGTCCGGCCCGCCCGGCCACCTGGGTGAGCAGGTGGAAGGTGCGCTCGGCGGCGCGGAAGTCCGGGATGGCCAGGGAGGTGTCCGCCATGACCACGCACACCAGGGTGACGCCCGGGAAGTCATGGCCCTTGGCCACCATCTGCGTGCCCACCAGGATGTCGATCTCCCGGCGGGCGAAGGCGGCCAGCAGCTCGGTGACGCGCTCGCCGCTGGTGGCCGCGTCCCGGTCCAGCCGGGCGACGCGGGCCTGCGGGAAGCGCTCGGCCACCTCGGCCTCCACGCGCTCGGTGCCGATGCCCAGCCGGAGCATGGGGCCGGTGCACTCGCGGCAGCGCTCGGGCACGGGGGTGGCCAGGCCGCAGTAGTGGCACATGACGCGCGAGGCGGCCCGGTGCAGCGTCAGGCACACGTCGCAGTCGTTGCACTTGAGCGTCAGCCCGCACACCTCGCACAGCAGGAAGGTGCTGTGACCGCGGCGGTTGAGGAAGAGGATGGTCTGCTGGCCCTTGTCCAGCGTCTCCCGCATGGCGTCCACCAGCGGCTGGGAGAGGATGGGCGCCTCCTCCGTGACGGGGCCGCCGTCGCGCGGGCGTTCAATCCGCAGGTCCACCAGCTCGATGCGCGGCATGGGCCGGTCATCGACGCGGTGCTTCATCTCCAGCAGCCGGTAGCGGCCGCGGTGCACGTTCTCCAGGGACTCCAGCGAGGGCGTGGCCGAGCCGAGCACCACCAGCGCTCCGGCCTGCTTGCCGCGCATGACGGCCATGTCGCGCGCGTTGTAGCGGAGCTTGTCCTCCTGCTTGAAGGAGGGATCATGCTCCTCGTCCACCACGACGAGGCCCAGGTTCTCCACGGGGGCCCAGATGGCCGAGCGCACGCCCACGGCGATGCGCACCGTGCCCTTGCGCAGCGCCTGCCAGTGGAAGAGCCGCTCGCGATCCTTCAGGCCCGAGTGCAGCACCGCCACGTCCCCGCCGAAGCGGCTGCGGAAGCGGCCCACCAGCTGCGGCGTGAGCGCGATCTCCGGCACGAGGATGAGGCTGCCCTTGCCCTGGGCGAGCGTGTGCTCCACCGCGCGCAGGTACACCTCCGTCTTGCCGCTGCCGGTGACGCCGTGCAGGAGCACCGTCTGGAAGCCGCCCATGTCGAGCGAGTACTGCAGGGCCTTCACGGCGACGTCCTGCTCGGGAGTGAGCACGTCCGGGCGGCCCTGGCCCAGGCCCTCGCGCACGCCCGGCTTGAGCACCTGCTCCTCGATGCGCACCATGCCGCGCGAGGCGAGCTTCTTCAGCGTCTCGCGGCCACCCGGGATGGAGTGGGCCACCTCTTCCACGGGCGCGCGGCCCCCCACGGCCAGCAGGTAGGCCAGGGCGGCGGACTGGGCGGGCGCGCGGCGCAGCTCGGCTGGCGTCTCCGTGACGAGCGCCACGGCGAACTGCTGCACATCCGGCCGGGCCTCCTTCTCGTCCTCGGCCTTGGAGAGTCCGGGCGGAAGGGCGCCGCGAATCACCTCACCGAGCGGGTAGCGGTAGTGCTCGGCGGCGAAGCGCAGCAGGGCGATGAGATCCGCCGGGAGGGAGGGAGACTCCTCGAGCACGCGCTGGATGGGCTTGAGCTTGATGCCCTCCTCGGCGGGCGAGGAGGCAGGCCCCAGGAAGAACCCCAGCGCGGTGCCTCGCCCGAAGGGCACGAGCACCCGCTGGCCCGGGGACAGGCGGCCCGAGAGAGTCTCCGGGACGACATAGGTGAACTCGCCCCGGACAGGACGGCCCACAGCGACGGAAGCAAGGGAGGCAGACGAGCTCACGGGGTCCACAGTAGCGGAGTGATCCGACACGACCATTTCCCGCCAGGTCATGCAACCTGGGGTGTGATCGGACGTACCACGCGGAGTGGACGGAAATGCCTGATTCTCGGGCTCCGGAGCCGCTGACTGATCCATGACAGTAGAACGCGCGAGACGGCCCTCGGCGTCCTGCCCGCCCTACCTGCCACGCGCTCTTCCCTCGGTGGACCTCATCCGATGAAGGCCAGGGCGGTGGGGCCGTCATGCAGCAGCGCCGTGGCCTCCCGCGCCTTCCTTTCTCGCGGCGACTCGAGCCGCGGCAGCCAGGGAACCTGCATCTTCAAGTTCACTTGAAGTCAAGCCCCTGAGGCGCCCATATTCGGACATGTTCGAGCCGCTCACGATTGGGGAGTTCGCTCGCCGCACCGGCGTCGCGACGTCCGCGCTTCGCTTCTACGAGGAGCGAGGCCTCATCCGCTCGGAGCGCACCGCGTCGGGCCACCGCCGCTTCTCGCGCCCGATGATCCGGCGCGTGGCGTTCATCGTCTTCGCCCAGCGCGTGGGGCTCAGCCTCGAGGAGATCGGCCAGGAGCTCTCCAAGCTGCCCGCCGACGAGGTGCCGAACCGGGCGGACTGGGCCAGACTCTCCCAGACGTGGAAGGCCCGGATCGACGAGCGGATCGCCGAGCTCGAGCGGCTCAAGAGCGGCCTGACGGAGTGCATCGGCTGCGGCTGTCTGTCGCTCGACCGCTGTCGGCTGGCCAACCCCGGAGACCGCGCCGCCGCCTACGGCCCCGGGCCCCTCTTCTGGAACAGCGGAAGAAGAGAGACGCGGTGAGCTTCCTCGGCTACGACTGCAAGTGAAGAGGCGGTAGGTTCCTCCAGAGACGTGGGGCCGGGATGAAGAGCCGACGTGTCGTGCTGTGGCTGTTGGGAATCGCGGCGATCGTGACCGCCGTCATCCTGCTGCCCGTCAATGCCTGGCTGCTGGCGCTCATCGAGCGCATCCGAGACATGGGCCTGGTGGGAGCGGCCGTCTTCGTCGTGGCGTACGTGGCGGCGACGGTGCTGGTGCTGCCCGGCTCCATCCTCACGCTGGGGGCGGGCTTCGCCTACGGGCCGGTGTACGGCACGCTGCTGGTGATGCTGTCGAGCAACCTGGGTGCCACGGCGGCCTTCCTGCTGGGGCGCACGGTGCTGCGCGAGCGAGTGGCGCGGCGCATCTCCGGGGACGCGCGCTTCAGCGCGGTGGACGCGGCCGTGGGAGCGCAGGGCCTGCGCGTGGTGCTGCTCCTGCGCCTGTCGCCGCTGTTCCCCTTCAACCTGTTGAACTACGCGCTCGGGCTCACGCGGGTGCGCCCGCGGGACTATGTGCTCGCCTCGATGGTGGGCATGTTCCCCGGCACGCTCCTCTATGTGTACCTGGGCTCGCTGGTGACGAGCGTCACCCAGCTCACCAGCGGCCAGCGCCCGGACAGCGGGCCGTGGGGCCGCGTCCTCTTCCTGGGCGGGCTGGTGGCCACCGTCGCCGTCACCGTCCTCATCACCCGGATTGCCCGGCGCGCCCTGGACTCGGCGCTGCGCCAGGCGGCACCGACTTCGACTCCCCCCTCCTCTTCCGACAAGGCCACGCCGTGAAGAAAGCCCTGCACCTGCTCGATGGAGATGCTCACGACGCCGCGCTCGCCGCGCGCGTCCACCCCCAGGAGTGGAAGAACCCCACGCCCGAGGGCCGCTACAACCTCGTCGTCCTCGGCGCGGGCACCGCCGGGCTGGTGGCCGCCGCGGGAGCCGCGGGCCTGGGCGCCAGGGTGGCCATCATCGAGCGGCGCCTCATGGGTGGCGACTGCCTCAACTATGGCTGCGTGCCCTCCAAGGCGCTGATCCGCTCGGCGCGGGTGGCCGCCACCGTGCGCGAGTCCCGGGCCTACGGCGTGGAGGCGGGGGAGCCCAAGGTGGACTTCGAGAAGGTGATGGAGCGAGTGCGCTCCCTGCGCGCGGGCATCGCGCAGCACGACTCGGCCGAGCGCTTCAAGGGGCTGGGCGTGGATGTGCACCTGGGCGAGGGCCGCTTCGTGGCCCCGGACGCGGTGGAGGTCGCCGGCCAGCGGCTCACCTTCTCCCGGGCCATCATCGCCACTGGAGGCAAGCCGGCGGTGCCCTCCATTCCGGGGCTGGAGGAGGCGGGCTACCTCACGAACGAGACGGTCTTCACCCTCACCTCGCTGCCGGCTCGGCTGGTGGTGCTGGGCGCAGGCCCCATCGGGTGCGAGCTGGCGCAGGCGCTCCGCCGGCTGGGGGCTCGGGTGGCGCTCATCGGCAAGGAGGAGCGCCTGCTGCCGCGTGAGGATCCGGAGGCTGGCGCCGTGCTGACGCAGCGCTTCGAGTCGGAGGGCATCACCCTGCACCTGGGCGCCCAGGTCACCCGCGTGGAGACGCACGGCGAGGTGAAGCGCGTCCACTTCGAGCGCGGCGGCGCGGTGGGCGTGGTGGAAGGAGAGGCGCTGCTGATTTCCACGGGCCGCTCGCCGGAGCTGGAGTCGTTGAACCTGGAGGCTGCGGGCGTGCGCGCCGGTCCGCACGGCGTGGAGGTGGA harbors:
- the priA gene encoding replication restart helicase PriA codes for the protein MVVSDHSATVDPVSSSASLASVAVGRPVRGEFTYVVPETLSGRLSPGQRVLVPFGRGTALGFFLGPASSPAEEGIKLKPIQRVLEESPSLPADLIALLRFAAEHYRYPLGEVIRGALPPGLSKAEDEKEARPDVQQFAVALVTETPAELRRAPAQSAALAYLLAVGGRAPVEEVAHSIPGGRETLKKLASRGMVRIEEQVLKPGVREGLGQGRPDVLTPEQDVAVKALQYSLDMGGFQTVLLHGVTGSGKTEVYLRAVEHTLAQGKGSLILVPEIALTPQLVGRFRSRFGGDVAVLHSGLKDRERLFHWQALRKGTVRIAVGVRSAIWAPVENLGLVVVDEEHDPSFKQEDKLRYNARDMAVMRGKQAGALVVLGSATPSLESLENVHRGRYRLLEMKHRVDDRPMPRIELVDLRIERPRDGGPVTEEAPILSQPLVDAMRETLDKGQQTILFLNRRGHSTFLLCEVCGLTLKCNDCDVCLTLHRAASRVMCHYCGLATPVPERCRECTGPMLRLGIGTERVEAEVAERFPQARVARLDRDAATSGERVTELLAAFARREIDILVGTQMVAKGHDFPGVTLVCVVMADTSLAIPDFRAAERTFHLLTQVAGRAGRGKDPGRVLVQTYNPDSEPVKKVLAHDFEGFAQQELDWRKALAYPPFTRMAAIRLEGEHPEQTASVARMLGDFLSRRMPPPSAGVRLLGPALAPISRLRGRTRWQILLKGPSHAALAPLLARLEAKLEDIPSGVKVTIDVDPGAML
- the soxR gene encoding redox-sensitive transcriptional activator SoxR: MFEPLTIGEFARRTGVATSALRFYEERGLIRSERTASGHRRFSRPMIRRVAFIVFAQRVGLSLEEIGQELSKLPADEVPNRADWARLSQTWKARIDERIAELERLKSGLTECIGCGCLSLDRCRLANPGDRAAAYGPGPLFWNSGRRETR
- a CDS encoding TVP38/TMEM64 family protein, with the protein product MKSRRVVLWLLGIAAIVTAVILLPVNAWLLALIERIRDMGLVGAAVFVVAYVAATVLVLPGSILTLGAGFAYGPVYGTLLVMLSSNLGATAAFLLGRTVLRERVARRISGDARFSAVDAAVGAQGLRVVLLLRLSPLFPFNLLNYALGLTRVRPRDYVLASMVGMFPGTLLYVYLGSLVTSVTQLTSGQRPDSGPWGRVLFLGGLVATVAVTVLITRIARRALDSALRQAAPTSTPPSSSDKATP
- a CDS encoding mercuric reductase, coding for MKKALHLLDGDAHDAALAARVHPQEWKNPTPEGRYNLVVLGAGTAGLVAAAGAAGLGARVAIIERRLMGGDCLNYGCVPSKALIRSARVAATVRESRAYGVEAGEPKVDFEKVMERVRSLRAGIAQHDSAERFKGLGVDVHLGEGRFVAPDAVEVAGQRLTFSRAIIATGGKPAVPSIPGLEEAGYLTNETVFTLTSLPARLVVLGAGPIGCELAQALRRLGARVALIGKEERLLPREDPEAGAVLTQRFESEGITLHLGAQVTRVETHGEVKRVHFERGGAVGVVEGEALLISTGRSPELESLNLEAAGVRAGPHGVEVDDRLCTSNPRVYAAGDICSRFKFTHAADALARVALQNALFLGRKKASALVIPWCTYTDPEVAHVGLSAQEAAARGDEVVTLTVPMSSVDRAILESETEGFGRIHVEAKSGKLLGGTIVGSHAGENIGELTLAMTQGLTVGSLSSTVLPYPTQGEVLKKLGDAWNRRRLTPRAKNFLTRFLTWRR